The nucleotide window ATATTTGGTAAGAACTCCCATTCCGGGACCCACTTCCATAATATTATTATAGTTCTCAAAACTAAGACCTTCTACGATTTTTCTTGCGATATTTTCATCTGTCAGAAAGTGCTGCCCCAGATGTTTTTTTGCTTTTACACTCAAAGTTTTTTATGATTTTATTAACAATGATTTTCTTTATTTCGTCCCAAATTTCGGAAGATTTTTTCTATTTTAGCCAAAAATTTTAATATTAATGGCTAAATCTGTAGATGAATTTAATAAGAAAAGGCTTCGGTCCAGCAATATTACAGTAGTGATAAGTATTGCCTTAGTGTTATTTTTGTTAGGATTAATGGGGCTTATTCTGATTAATGCCCAGAAATATTCTGACTATATCAAAGAACAGTTGGTGGTGAACGCCTACTTTGATGAAAACTATGACGCTAAAGATTCTGTAAAAATTGCAAAACTTGAGGAAGAAACTTTTAAAAAGGTACAGTTATTAGCGCCTGTAAAAAAAGCGACTTATATTTCAAGAGATATGGCTGCAAAAGAAGCCAAGAAAACTATGGGAATCGACAGTGATGCATTGTTCGAAGAAAATATTTTCCCTTCTTCTATTGAAGTTGCTTTAAAACCGGAATTTGTAGATCCTGCAAAAATTGATGAAGCAATTAAAGAGATCAAATCCGTTCCGGGGATTATTGATGTTAAAAATGACAGTACTTTGATGGTAGATGTTTACAATAACCTGAGCAGAATTCTGAAGTGGATCTTAGGATTTTCAGTTTTGTTCCTGATATTGGCGGTTGTATTGATCAACAACTCTATCCGTCTGAAAATATTCTCGAAGAGATTTATTATTAAAACGATGCAGCTGGTAGGGGCGAAAAGAAGATTTATCCTTAAACCTTTTATTGTAGAAGCTATTATTTTAGGAGCCATCGGTTCTGTAATAGGGCTTATTGCTTTAGGAGGGGTATGGTATTATTTCACAAGTCAGATTGGCTCTGCTTTCGTACAGGACAACAACCAATACTTCTGGTTAGTTATCTTAGTACTTGGAGTTGGAATTTTTATTTCTGTCTTAAGTACAATTTTCGCGACTTGGAGATTCTTAAAATCAAACGTTGACGATTTATATTACTCTTAACAATGAGCAAAAAAACAAATAAATTTTCCGCTTCAGACTTTGGACATGAAGCAGAAGTACCACAGGAAAGTGCTTTCTATTTCGGACAGCAGAATTTCAAATGGATGTTGATAGGATTAGCATTTATAGTAGTTGGGTTTCTACTGATGATGGGTCCCGATGCCAATACGGTAGATGGAAAGTTTGATCCGAACTCATGGAATGACGGTATCTTTTCTATCAGAAGAATCAGAATAGCACCTCTGTTTGTTGTTATAGGATTTGTTATAGAAGTGTACGCGATCTTAAAAAGAAAATAAATAAAATACACTTTATTTAAGGATTAAAAAATTTAAGAATTTAAAGATAGGAAGCTAATTGGCCCATCTTTTTAAATTCTTAAATCTTTTAATCTTTTTAATTTTTTAAAAGAATATGGATTTAATCAAAGCAATTATTATTGCCATTGTAGAAGGGTTGACAGAATATCTTCCGATTTCTTCTACAGCACATATGGGATTTACTGCAAATCTTATGGGGCTGGAGGAAACAGAATTTTTAAAAATGTTTCAGGTGTCAATTCAGTTTGGAGCCATTTTATCTGTAGTAGTAGCATATTGGAAAAAGTTTTTTGATTTAAACAATATTCAGTTCTATTTCAAACTGGCTTTTGCGGTAGTTCCGGCTTTGGTGCTGGGATACTTATTCGATGATAAAATTGAAGCTATTCTTGGAAATCAGATTGCTATTTCTTCCGTATTGGTTTTAGGAGGTGTTGTCTTGCTGTTTGCCGATAAATGGTTTAAGAATCCTAAGATTGATGATGAAAAAGGAATTACGATAAGAAATGCCGTTACCATCGGTTTTTGGCAATGTCTTGCGATGATGCCGGGAACAAGCCGTAGTGCAGCTTCCATCATTGGAGGAATGGCACAGGGACTGACCAGAAAAGCAGCTGCAGAATTCTCTTTCTTCCTTGCTGTACCTACCATGCTTGCTGTAACAGTATACTCAGTTTTTGTGAAAACCTGGGGGAAAGAAACGGCCCATCCACAGAAAGGATATGAAATGATCATGGCTTCACAAGATCACATTATGATCTTTGTAATCGGAAATATTGTAGCCTTTGTTGTGGCACTTATTGCGATCAAAGCCTTTATTGGAGTGCTTAATAAATATGGATTCAAACCATGGGGCTGGTACCGTATTTTCGTTGGAATTGCTCTTTTGATCTATTTTTATTTCTTTAAATAGGAATTACATTATACCCATTCATGACTGCTGAAGAACTGAAATCAGGATACATTTTTTTATTAGATAAGCCTTTGGACTGGACTTCCTTCCAAGCTGTCAATAAAATGAAATACAAACTTAAAAGGGAATTTGATCTTCCTAAAAAATTTAAAATCGGACATGCCGGAACTTTAGATCCCAGAGCAACTGGGCTTCTTATTGTCTGCTGTGGAAAATTTACAAAGAAAATTCCTGAAATTCAGGATGCTCCCAAAGAATATTGGACAGAGATTAAAATTGGAGTACAGACAGAATCTTATGATACTGAAAAACCTGAAATCCTTCATCATGACATCTCACATATTACTGAAGAACAGGTAAAAAACATCCTGGAAAAATTTGTTGGAGAAATCGAACAGAAACCACCTATTTATTCGGCCATTAAAATTGATGGGGAAAGAGCCTATAACCTTGCAAGAGCTGGTGAAGAAGTGGAAATGAAAGCGAGGAAGACAACCATTCATTACATTCAGGATATTAAAATAGATTTCCCTTTGGTGAGCTTTATGGTAGGCTGTTCAAAAGGAACATATATCAGAAGTCTTGCTCATGATATCGGGCAGGAATTGGGGATTGGAGCGTATCTGACACAATTAAGACGTACTAAAATCGGAGATTATGCCATTGAAGACGCTACAGATCAGTTTCTGAACAATGAGTACAGGTTTGAGGGCCTATGAAAATAAAATTATCTCTTTTATTATTCATATTTGCTCTTGTTAAAGCATTTTCTCAAGATATGGAAACTGGAAAATCCAAGATGGATTTCTATTTCAATCCTTCTCTGAATATAGGGTTTAATATTAATAAGAAAAATCAACCCAACAATTCGCAGTATATTAACAACAGGTCTTCATTAGGAAATCTAACGTATGGTATTTCTGCTGTAGGAGGTTACAATTTTCTTCCTAACTTTGCATTGGGAACGGGATTTAAATATAGCTTTATACAGGATAATGATCATCTGATTTATTGGGTTATCCAGCCAAAGATTATTTTTTCTTCTGGAGAAAGACCTTTTTATATCGATATTAATTACGGAAAACAGCTTAATCACTCTGCTATTTCAGATACTGAATTCTGGGGTGGAAGACTGGGAGTGCAGGTTTCCTATTCAAAAAGATTGAGTCAGGAAGGAGGAATCGTTTTTGAATCACATAAACTTAAAGATGGAGCTGATGGTTTTTTTATAGGCCTAAGCTATGGAATTACCATCTTTAGCAATAAAAATTATACCGGCTACGGAAAAGACTAATGGAAAAAACGCGTATCAATAAATATTTATCAGAAGTTGGATACTGTTCGAGAAGAGCAGCAGATAAGCTTTTGGAAGAAGGAAGGATTACAATAAACGGGAAAATTCCTGAATTGGGAACAAAAGTTTCTGACGAAGATCTGGTAGAGGTAGACGGAAAACCGATCAAAGAGCCTCAGGAAAAACCTGTATATATTGTTTTTAATAAACCGGTAGGAATTGTTTGTACTACAGATACAAAACGCGAAAAAAATAATATCGTAGACTATATCAACCATCCGAAAAGAATTTTTCCTATCGGAAGGTTGGATAAACCCAGTGAAGGACTTATTCTCTTGACCAGTGACGGTGATATTGTCAATAAAATTCTGAGAGCGAGAAATAACCACGAGAAAGAATATATTGTTCGGGTAGATAAACCGCTCACTCCAAAGTTCCTGGAAAAAATGCGAAACGGAGTTCCCATCCTTGATACGGTGACCAAAAAATGTGAGGTAGAGAAGATTGATGATATGAACTTCAGAATTGTCCTTACTCAGGGACTGAACAGGCAGATCCGAAGAATGTGCGAATACCTTGGATATGAAGTGAAAAAACTGAAAAGAATCCGTATCATGAATATCAAACTTGATTTACCCATTGGAAAATGGAGAGATATGACGGATGAAGAACTTAATACTCTGAACTCTTTGTTGGCAGATTCCAGCAAAACATTTAATTAAAATATCTAATATACTTTAGCAATTTCATTTTTTCTGTTATAAACAATTTGAGAAGTAATTAATTATTTTTCACATATTGGTGTAATATATTTTATTTTTCATTGAAAATATTTTATATTTATAATACTAATAACCATAATCAGAAAATCATGAAACTACAATTGAATTCAGTTCTATTATTTGTTACTTTAGTAATATTTATGAGTTGTCAAAATGATAATCATAATCAGGATTACCCGCATGATTCTTCGTTTTACATTGATTATAGAAGTCTAAAAGGATTACCAGACGGAATTGCCGTCATTGAACTTGATCCTGAAGCTCCTAATTTTGGAAATATCAGCAACAGACTTGAATTAGGTATAGGTGTATTGCCACACCATATCTATTACAATCAAAATGCAAAAAAAATGTACACAACTGCTTTAGGGGGCAGCTATCTTTATGAGATAAAAACGGGGGAAGATCAAAATGGACAGCCTCAATTAATCAGTGCAACTCCTATTGATACTGGTGAAAATACGGTAGGCGAAAATTTATTTTTCACGAATGACGGCAGATATTTTATGACCTTTATGGGTGGAGCAGGAGGTCCAAAAGATGGGAGTATTGGGGTCTTTAATGCCAATAATAATCAGCTTATCAAAACGATTAAAGCTCCAATTCAAACTAATCCCAACCAATTTATAATGTATCCGCATGGTATTTCCATTAATGAAGAAAAGGGATTAATGATGGTGTCATCCACCATTCACCCTGATCTTACTACCGGAATGGGCAATACCTGTACTTTATTAGATCTGAACACCTACGAAATAAAGGAGACGTATCAGGTAGCAGATTCTCCAACAGATATGTCCGCTCCTGTTGAAGTTCTACTGCTTCGTGGAAAATTTCCAGAATATGCCCTTGCTACCACAATGCTTGGAGGTGATATCTGGATGGCTCCATACAATCCTGCGACCCAAAAATATGATGCTTTTACTAAGGTTTTTGATGGAAGTACAAAAGGACTAGGCTGGGCACTCGAAATGTATATTGATGATTCAAACAAACTCTATGTAAGTTTTGCAGAACCTGGAAAAGTACTTGTTTTTGATATCAATAATCTTCCTCAATTAAAGCTTTTGAAGACTTTTGATGCGGATAAAGGAGCACATCATATGGCTTTCTTTAAAACCAAATCAGGGAAAGAAGTCGTAGCAGTACAAAATAATTTATTGGATCTCCCTAACTTAAATTCAGGAACGATCAGTATCATTGATATTAATTCCGGACAAAAATTAGGGACAGTAGATTTACGTAACCAATATGGAATACTGCCCGAATCCATTGAAGGAACCAATGGTCCCAGCAATTATATGCATCACTAAAATTTTAAAATAGTATTTCAGAGCACAAACTCTTCCGGAATCAAATTTTTGGAAGAGTTTAGGTCAGTTTTTTATTTGTTCTCGTATTATTTTATGTATAATTTCATTCTTTCTTCATATTCAGGTTTCAGCTTTAAAAGTTTCCATATTTTTTTATCATCAGGGTTACTGATCCGGTAGAATATGATTTTGTCTGCTGAATACTTGAAATAAGGATGGTTTTTAAGCCATTCCTCAGGTGCTTCTACTAGTGAATATCGGGGAACATTGGATGTATTCAATGGAGCTACTGAAATCAGTTTTTGAACAAGATCCTGATCAATATTGTACGTACTTAAAATTTGCTGCTTATTCACAAAACCTCCCAGTTTCTTTCTGAAACCAATCATTGAACCAGCACTTCTTTCATCCAGTCCAAATTCTATAAGCTGTTTAAAAGTAATGGTATTGAGATCTGTTTTTGAAAAATCTGTTTTTTCCTGCTGCCTTTCCTGAAGTTTGATATAAGGCTTCATTTCCTGAAATTTCTCTGCAGAAATCACAAAACATTTCTGCAGATCATCCAGGTTTTTAAAACTTCCATGTAAATTTTTGTCCCGATAATTGATAATGGTGTTTGCCTGTTTTTGTGAGAATCCAAGAGCTATCCAATCCTCTAATTGCAACTGATTGGGATCAAACATATGATATTGAATTTTGGATTTTATAGGATTACTCTTTGCGAAATTCCTGAAGTTTTCCGGCGTTTTTGCCGGCAGTAACAGATAAGGTTCAAGTTTACTATAATTTTCTGTAGAGATGATAAAGCATTCTTTAAACTTTTCTTTGCTGATAAAACTTCCTCCGAGATAATTTCGATATTTAATAATAGCCTCTGCCTGTCTTTCACTGAAACCCATCTTAAGCCAGTCATTGGCAGAAAACTGATCAGGGTTAAATTTTCCTGATATCATAATTTCTTTCTTCCCAAATGTTTTGAATCCTTTTGAATTTTCCTTTTTTGTCATTTCAGGAAGTAAAATGAAAGATACCAACTCACTGAATTTCTCTTCGGAAATAGCATAACATTTTTTCAATTGTTCTTTTGAAGTGAATTTTCCACCTACAATATCTTTATACTTAAGAATGGTAAGGGTCTGTTTCTCTGAAAACCCAAGTTTCTGCCATTGATCTTTATCAAGCGTATTGGGGTCAAAATCGGATAAATGTGTCGCTATTGAAGCATCTGCAATGAATGTAACCTCAGGAAAAGGCTCTTTTTCCCGGCTGGTATATTTTTGATATGCACATAAAACAGTCAGCAATGTGACCATAAATGCTAATTTCTGGTAATAGTTTTTTCTCATCATGTAGTAAACTTAGATATAAAAATAAAACATGGCAATAGCTGATCTTGAAATGGTTAAATATGATATAGAGAAAATGTTTTATGATGTAAAAGCTAATAGGGATATTGTTTTTTATGCGATATAATTTCGTAATTGATACTTTGCTCATATTAGATTATTGTTTTTTAATACGACAAGTTCTGTCGCCATGCAGAGATAATTTTACATCAGAATAAGACTGAATTTACTATAAATAAAGAAAATTAAATAATAAATAGTATGATTTACAGGATACCACATTAAAGTGATTTTTGTGTCTTAAAAAGTATTAAATTCGACACGTTTTAAGAAACTAATTACTAACTCAAACAAATAACACGGGAATGAGAAAACTTTATCTCAGTGCATTCACTCTATGCACAATCTTGAGCGTATCTGCTCAGGAAGTGGTGTGGCAGAAAGACATCAAATCCTCTACCCAGGATTTCCTAAGCCAGGTCACTACCACCATCGATCAGCAATATTTGATCACCGGAAGTTCTATACAGTCAGGAAGCGGGAAGCTTGAGGCTGGAAGTAAGCAAAACAACGGTTACGATTTCCATCTGGTAAAACTGAACCAACAGGGACAAGAAGTCTGGGAGAAATATTTCTCAGGAATCAACCATGATTATTTATCCGCAACCGTTACCACTCAGGATGGTGGATTTTTACTGGCCGGAACATCCTATTCAGGAAAAGGACTCGATAAAAAAGAAGATTCCAAAGGAGGATCCGATATCTGGTTAATCCGAATCAGTGAATTTGGCGATGAATTATGGCAGAAAACCTTAGGTAGTTCTTCCGATGAAGAGGCCAGAGCAGTCATTCAAACTACAGACCTAGGATTCTTTGTAGCAGGGAATGTACAGGGCTCGTCAAAAGGCTACGGCTCCAAAGATGTCTGGATCACAAAATTGGATAAAAACGGAAAAGAATTATCCCAATTAATCTTAGGCGGAAAAGGCTTAGATGAAGTCGAGAAGATGATTCCCACGAAAGACGGTGGCGCATTGCTTGGAATTTATTCAAGAAGCACCTCTGTTAAAACAAATAATCAGCCATCAACGACTAACACTAATATTCCGTCTGACAGACCTGCAACCCATAACCTACTATCTGCAACCTCAAAGCAAAGCGATAATTTCGGTGAAGGCGATTACTGGATTGTCAAGTTAGACAAAAACGGAAAAGTAGAATGGGAAAAGAACTTTGGTGGAAAAGATGATGACCACATCAGAACTCTTGCCTTAACTTCAACGGGCTTTATCATTGGCGGAGAATCCAGATCAGAAAGATCAGGCAATAAAACCGTAGGCCTGGAAGAAGGTACAGACCTTTGGCTGATTGCTTTAAATGAAAGAGGTGAAGAGCAGTGGCAGAAATCCTACAATTTCAAGAACCGAGATATTCTGATGGGAATGAGTGTGATTCAGAGCCAAGATACAAGAACCAAGAATCAAGACTTTACAAAAGGAATATTGTTGGGAGGTTACACCCAGGCTGAAGGAAGAATACAGACAGATGATGAAACCTTCTGGATGCTCTATCTGGATCAGAATGGAAATGAGCAGTGGAGAAAACATGTCAAAGGAGAATCCAGACAAAAAGAAGAAAGACTTTCCGACTTAAAACTGAACAGAGATGGTTCTATTATTCTGGCAGGAACCAGTGCAGAAGAACTAGGCAAAGAAAACTGGAAGATTGTAAAACTGGGCGATAAACAGGTTGATCAGCTTATTGAGAAGTACGACATCAAGATTTATCCAAACCCTGTCTCAGACTACGCTTACGTAGAAATAGGATTTGATTTTAAAGAGGCTGATATTTTATTGT belongs to Chryseobacterium culicis and includes:
- a CDS encoding T9SS type A sorting domain-containing protein, which gives rise to MRKLYLSAFTLCTILSVSAQEVVWQKDIKSSTQDFLSQVTTTIDQQYLITGSSIQSGSGKLEAGSKQNNGYDFHLVKLNQQGQEVWEKYFSGINHDYLSATVTTQDGGFLLAGTSYSGKGLDKKEDSKGGSDIWLIRISEFGDELWQKTLGSSSDEEARAVIQTTDLGFFVAGNVQGSSKGYGSKDVWITKLDKNGKELSQLILGGKGLDEVEKMIPTKDGGALLGIYSRSTSVKTNNQPSTTNTNIPSDRPATHNLLSATSKQSDNFGEGDYWIVKLDKNGKVEWEKNFGGKDDDHIRTLALTSTGFIIGGESRSERSGNKTVGLEEGTDLWLIALNERGEEQWQKSYNFKNRDILMGMSVIQSQDTRTKNQDFTKGILLGGYTQAEGRIQTDDETFWMLYLDQNGNEQWRKHVKGESRQKEERLSDLKLNRDGSIILAGTSAEELGKENWKIVKLGDKQVDQLIEKYDIKIYPNPVSDYAYVEIGFDFKEADILLYDMSGRQLQNIKTKNRVTKINTQALVEGAYLITIKTDTNKMANAKLIKK
- the truB gene encoding tRNA pseudouridine(55) synthase TruB — translated: MTAEELKSGYIFLLDKPLDWTSFQAVNKMKYKLKREFDLPKKFKIGHAGTLDPRATGLLIVCCGKFTKKIPEIQDAPKEYWTEIKIGVQTESYDTEKPEILHHDISHITEEQVKNILEKFVGEIEQKPPIYSAIKIDGERAYNLARAGEEVEMKARKTTIHYIQDIKIDFPLVSFMVGCSKGTYIRSLAHDIGQELGIGAYLTQLRRTKIGDYAIEDATDQFLNNEYRFEGL
- the rluF gene encoding 23S rRNA pseudouridine(2604) synthase RluF, which gives rise to MEKTRINKYLSEVGYCSRRAADKLLEEGRITINGKIPELGTKVSDEDLVEVDGKPIKEPQEKPVYIVFNKPVGIVCTTDTKREKNNIVDYINHPKRIFPIGRLDKPSEGLILLTSDGDIVNKILRARNNHEKEYIVRVDKPLTPKFLEKMRNGVPILDTVTKKCEVEKIDDMNFRIVLTQGLNRQIRRMCEYLGYEVKKLKRIRIMNIKLDLPIGKWRDMTDEELNTLNSLLADSSKTFN
- a CDS encoding DUF3098 domain-containing protein; amino-acid sequence: MSKKTNKFSASDFGHEAEVPQESAFYFGQQNFKWMLIGLAFIVVGFLLMMGPDANTVDGKFDPNSWNDGIFSIRRIRIAPLFVVIGFVIEVYAILKRK
- a CDS encoding helix-hairpin-helix domain-containing protein — translated: MMRKNYYQKLAFMVTLLTVLCAYQKYTSREKEPFPEVTFIADASIATHLSDFDPNTLDKDQWQKLGFSEKQTLTILKYKDIVGGKFTSKEQLKKCYAISEEKFSELVSFILLPEMTKKENSKGFKTFGKKEIMISGKFNPDQFSANDWLKMGFSERQAEAIIKYRNYLGGSFISKEKFKECFIISTENYSKLEPYLLLPAKTPENFRNFAKSNPIKSKIQYHMFDPNQLQLEDWIALGFSQKQANTIINYRDKNLHGSFKNLDDLQKCFVISAEKFQEMKPYIKLQERQQEKTDFSKTDLNTITFKQLIEFGLDERSAGSMIGFRKKLGGFVNKQQILSTYNIDQDLVQKLISVAPLNTSNVPRYSLVEAPEEWLKNHPYFKYSADKIIFYRISNPDDKKIWKLLKLKPEYEERMKLYIK
- a CDS encoding cell division protein FtsX; the encoded protein is MAKSVDEFNKKRLRSSNITVVISIALVLFLLGLMGLILINAQKYSDYIKEQLVVNAYFDENYDAKDSVKIAKLEEETFKKVQLLAPVKKATYISRDMAAKEAKKTMGIDSDALFEENIFPSSIEVALKPEFVDPAKIDEAIKEIKSVPGIIDVKNDSTLMVDVYNNLSRILKWILGFSVLFLILAVVLINNSIRLKIFSKRFIIKTMQLVGAKRRFILKPFIVEAIILGAIGSVIGLIALGGVWYYFTSQIGSAFVQDNNQYFWLVILVLGVGIFISVLSTIFATWRFLKSNVDDLYYS
- a CDS encoding undecaprenyl-diphosphate phosphatase, which translates into the protein MDLIKAIIIAIVEGLTEYLPISSTAHMGFTANLMGLEETEFLKMFQVSIQFGAILSVVVAYWKKFFDLNNIQFYFKLAFAVVPALVLGYLFDDKIEAILGNQIAISSVLVLGGVVLLFADKWFKNPKIDDEKGITIRNAVTIGFWQCLAMMPGTSRSAASIIGGMAQGLTRKAAAEFSFFLAVPTMLAVTVYSVFVKTWGKETAHPQKGYEMIMASQDHIMIFVIGNIVAFVVALIAIKAFIGVLNKYGFKPWGWYRIFVGIALLIYFYFFK